The following coding sequences lie in one Mycobacterium gordonae genomic window:
- a CDS encoding nuclear transport factor 2 family protein, with protein sequence MTTSHRDDLLAAVERSPRAVSVHDRDAWVRVFTDDGRVEDPVGSSPHVGHDAIYRFYDTFIGPRGITFHRDVDIVSGPTVLRDLELEVAMGDAVTMFIPAFLRYDLREVGGEWKVAHLRAYWELPAMMVQFLRTGSRALGPGVQLAKGLLGNQGPRGAVGFMTGFRRVGARHKRLVEGFLRAVARGDDSAARERLSPAAAITLGDNDALDLAGLGEHLHGADWAKVIGAGSTVAVSVASDHGRGIVFADVAWRGNEIDAVRYFPACSMRRDSAGQSSDSRPF encoded by the coding sequence ATGACGACATCCCACCGGGACGACCTGCTGGCCGCGGTAGAGCGTTCACCGCGCGCGGTTTCGGTGCATGACCGTGACGCGTGGGTCCGGGTGTTCACCGACGACGGCCGCGTCGAAGACCCCGTGGGATCGAGCCCACACGTCGGGCACGACGCCATCTACCGTTTCTACGACACGTTCATCGGGCCGCGCGGCATCACCTTCCACCGTGATGTCGATATCGTTTCGGGTCCCACGGTGCTTCGCGATCTTGAACTCGAGGTCGCGATGGGCGATGCGGTGACCATGTTCATTCCGGCGTTCCTGCGGTATGACCTGCGAGAGGTAGGCGGGGAGTGGAAGGTTGCGCACTTGCGCGCCTATTGGGAGTTGCCAGCCATGATGGTGCAGTTCCTGAGAACCGGATCCCGGGCGTTGGGGCCGGGTGTGCAACTCGCCAAAGGCCTGCTGGGCAATCAGGGTCCGCGGGGCGCCGTCGGCTTCATGACCGGGTTTCGCCGGGTGGGCGCACGCCACAAGAGATTGGTGGAGGGCTTTCTGCGGGCGGTTGCGCGGGGCGACGACTCTGCCGCGCGTGAGCGGTTGTCGCCCGCTGCCGCAATCACTTTGGGTGACAATGACGCACTGGACCTGGCTGGACTCGGTGAGCATCTGCACGGTGCCGACTGGGCCAAGGTGATCGGCGCGGGATCCACCGTGGCGGTATCGGTGGCCTCCGATCACGGGCGTGGCATCGTCTTCGCCGATGTGGCCTGGCGCGGCAACGAGATCGACGCGGTCCGCTACTTTCCCGCGTGCTCAATGCGTCGCGATAGCGCTGGTCAGAGCAGCGACAGCAGGCCGTTCTGA
- a CDS encoding carbohydrate ABC transporter permease — MVSAKRAVLRAAASYAALIVVAWCALFPILWAISGSLKKEGEIGDARLLPSSPSWSNYSTVFDLMPFWRMFLNTVLYAGCVTGGQVMFSSLAGYSFARLNFRGRDTLFLLYLGTLMVPLTVTVIPQFIVMRTLGWVDTPWAMIVPGLFGSAFGTYLMRQFFRTLPTDLEEAAILDGCSPWQIYWRILLPHARPAVMVLAVLTWVSVWNDFLWPLLMIQRNSLATLTLGLVRLRGEYVARWPVLMATSILILLPLVIIYALAQRSFVRGIAVTGMGG; from the coding sequence GTGGTCTCAGCTAAGCGCGCCGTTCTGCGTGCCGCGGCGTCCTACGCGGCGTTGATCGTCGTTGCCTGGTGCGCGCTGTTTCCCATTCTGTGGGCGATCTCCGGATCGTTGAAGAAGGAGGGCGAGATCGGCGACGCCCGGCTGCTGCCGTCCAGTCCGAGCTGGTCCAACTACTCCACAGTATTCGACCTGATGCCGTTCTGGCGGATGTTCCTCAACACCGTGCTGTACGCCGGCTGCGTCACCGGCGGCCAGGTGATGTTCTCCTCGCTCGCCGGATATTCCTTCGCGCGGTTGAATTTTCGCGGCCGCGACACCCTGTTCCTGTTGTATCTGGGCACCTTGATGGTGCCGTTGACGGTGACGGTGATCCCGCAGTTCATCGTGATGCGGACGCTGGGGTGGGTCGACACACCCTGGGCTATGATCGTGCCGGGTTTGTTCGGCAGCGCGTTCGGCACGTACCTGATGCGGCAGTTCTTCCGCACTCTGCCGACCGATCTCGAGGAGGCAGCGATTCTCGACGGATGCTCGCCGTGGCAGATCTACTGGCGCATTCTGCTGCCGCACGCCAGACCGGCGGTGATGGTGCTGGCCGTGCTGACCTGGGTCAGCGTGTGGAACGACTTCCTGTGGCCGCTGTTGATGATCCAGCGCAACAGTCTGGCCACCCTGACCCTCGGCCTCGTCCGGTTACGGGGCGAATACGTTGCCCGCTGGCCCGTGCTGATGGCGACCTCCATTCTGATCCTGTTGCCGCTGGTGATCATCTACGCTCTCGCCCAGCGTTCGTTCGTCCGCGGCATCGCCGTGACGGGGATGGGTGGTTAG
- a CDS encoding ABC transporter substrate-binding protein encodes MIEKPFGRRSLLQGAGALALSPWSGACASDADDALTFFFAANPDEVRPRMRVVNEFQRRHPDIKVRALLSGPGVMQQLSTFCAGGKCPDVLMTWELTYAELADRGVLLDLNPLLARDADFAAQLKADSIDSLYRTFTYPAGPEGGQYAFPEQWSGNYLFYNKALFDAAGVPPPPRTWQQSWSFTEFLDAAKALTKRERSGRVTQWGFVNAWVSFYSAGLFAMNNGVRWSSPRTDPTHLNFDDDAFIEAVQFYADLINKHKVAPGASDQQSMSNADLFSVNKAAIALGGHWRYQTFDRADGLDFDVAPLPLGPRGHTARSNIGVTGLAIAATSKRKEQAWEFLKFASGPAGQALIGESRLFVPVLRSAIGSPGFADSHRRVGNLAVLTDGPVVSEGLPITPAWEKVVALMDRNFGPVLRGARPATSLSGLSHSVDEVLRNP; translated from the coding sequence ATGATCGAGAAGCCGTTTGGACGGCGCAGCCTGCTGCAGGGCGCAGGCGCGCTGGCCCTGTCACCCTGGTCTGGGGCTTGCGCTTCTGACGCCGACGACGCGCTGACCTTCTTCTTCGCCGCGAATCCCGACGAAGTCCGGCCGCGGATGAGAGTCGTCAACGAGTTCCAGCGCCGGCACCCCGACATCAAGGTCCGGGCGCTGCTGTCGGGACCCGGCGTGATGCAGCAGCTCTCGACTTTCTGCGCGGGTGGAAAATGCCCGGACGTGCTGATGACGTGGGAACTCACCTATGCCGAGCTCGCTGACCGTGGTGTGCTGTTGGACCTGAACCCGCTACTGGCGCGCGATGCCGATTTCGCTGCCCAGCTCAAGGCGGACAGCATCGACTCGCTCTACCGGACCTTCACCTACCCGGCCGGTCCGGAAGGCGGCCAGTACGCCTTCCCGGAGCAGTGGTCGGGAAACTATCTGTTCTATAACAAGGCCCTGTTCGACGCCGCCGGAGTGCCCCCGCCGCCGCGCACCTGGCAGCAGAGCTGGAGTTTCACCGAATTCCTGGATGCGGCAAAGGCTCTCACCAAGCGTGAGCGCTCGGGCCGGGTCACGCAGTGGGGATTCGTCAACGCCTGGGTGTCTTTCTACTCGGCCGGCCTGTTCGCAATGAACAACGGCGTGCGGTGGTCGTCCCCGCGGACCGACCCCACCCACCTGAACTTCGACGACGACGCGTTCATCGAGGCGGTGCAGTTCTACGCGGACCTGATCAACAAGCACAAGGTGGCGCCCGGCGCGTCAGACCAACAGTCGATGTCCAACGCCGACCTCTTCTCGGTGAACAAGGCCGCGATAGCCCTGGGCGGGCACTGGCGCTACCAGACGTTCGATCGGGCCGACGGCCTGGATTTCGACGTCGCCCCGCTGCCGTTGGGACCGCGCGGGCACACCGCCCGCTCGAACATCGGGGTCACGGGCCTTGCCATCGCGGCCACCAGCAAGCGCAAGGAGCAGGCGTGGGAGTTCCTCAAGTTCGCCAGTGGCCCCGCCGGCCAGGCCCTGATCGGTGAGTCTCGACTATTCGTTCCCGTCCTGCGGTCGGCGATCGGCTCGCCCGGGTTCGCCGACTCACACCGTAGGGTCGGCAACCTCGCGGTGCTCACTGACGGACCGGTGGTGTCAGAGGGCCTGCCGATCACACCGGCGTGGGAGAAGGTGGTTGCCCTGATGGACCGCAACTTCGGCCCGGTGCTGCGCGGTGCACGGCCGGCAACCTCACTGTCCGGCTTGTCGCATTCCGTCGACGAGGTGCTGCGAAATCCGTGA
- a CDS encoding carbohydrate ABC transporter permease, with protein MPARTRPWRRRAWAGRLFVAPNLAAVLLFMLFPLGFSLYMSVQEWDVFTPAKFVGLANFRQLFTSDPLFLIAMRNTVIYSLGTVLPTVLISLIVAGVLNRKVKGIGIFRTIVFLPLAISSVVMAVVWQFVFNTDNGLLNIMLGWVGIGPIPWLVEPHWAMVALCMVSVWRSVPFATVVLLAAMQGIPENMYEAARIDGAGEVRQFASITVPLIRGAMSFVVVISIIHAFQAFDLVYVLTGANGGPETGTYVLGVMLFQHAFSFLEFGYASALAWVMFAILLVLTVLQLRITRRRAWESSRGLS; from the coding sequence ATCCCGGCGAGAACCCGACCCTGGCGCCGACGAGCCTGGGCCGGACGGCTTTTCGTTGCACCGAACCTGGCCGCGGTGCTGCTCTTCATGCTGTTTCCGCTGGGTTTCTCGCTCTATATGAGCGTTCAGGAATGGGACGTGTTCACTCCGGCCAAGTTTGTCGGTCTGGCCAATTTCCGTCAGCTGTTCACCTCGGATCCGCTGTTTCTGATCGCGATGCGCAACACGGTGATCTACAGCCTGGGCACCGTGCTGCCGACCGTGCTCATCAGCCTCATTGTCGCCGGTGTGCTCAACCGAAAAGTCAAGGGTATCGGCATCTTTCGCACTATCGTGTTCCTACCGCTGGCAATTTCATCGGTGGTGATGGCGGTCGTCTGGCAGTTCGTGTTCAACACCGACAACGGGTTGCTCAACATCATGCTCGGCTGGGTCGGGATCGGTCCGATTCCGTGGCTGGTCGAACCGCACTGGGCCATGGTGGCGTTGTGCATGGTGAGCGTCTGGCGCAGCGTCCCGTTCGCCACCGTGGTTCTGCTGGCGGCGATGCAGGGCATTCCGGAAAACATGTACGAGGCAGCCAGAATCGACGGTGCGGGCGAGGTCCGGCAGTTCGCGTCCATCACGGTGCCATTGATCCGCGGTGCGATGTCGTTCGTCGTGGTCATCTCGATCATCCACGCGTTTCAGGCATTCGACCTCGTCTACGTTCTTACCGGCGCCAACGGCGGACCCGAGACCGGTACCTACGTGTTGGGCGTCATGCTCTTCCAGCACGCGTTCTCGTTCCTGGAATTCGGTTACGCTTCCGCACTGGCGTGGGTGATGTTCGCCATCCTGCTGGTGCTCACGGTGCTGCAGCTACGTATCACCCGCCGGCGCGCGTGGGAGTCCTCCCGTGGTCTCAGCTAA
- a CDS encoding isochorismatase family protein, translating into MRALIIVDVQKDFCEGGALPVPGARAVSRSISDYLAGDPGSAGVEFASELDTEPIEAVFRKGAYGAGYSGFEGVDENGMSLSDWLRQQGVDAVDVAGLATDHCVRRTAHDAARAGLVPRVLLDLTAGVSAAAIDHMLHKTRNANIELIGKHP; encoded by the coding sequence GTGCGGGCGTTGATAATTGTCGACGTGCAGAAGGATTTCTGCGAGGGTGGGGCACTGCCCGTCCCCGGCGCGCGCGCGGTGTCCCGGTCGATCAGCGACTATCTCGCGGGCGATCCCGGCAGCGCCGGGGTGGAGTTCGCGTCCGAACTCGACACCGAGCCCATCGAAGCCGTCTTCCGCAAAGGCGCCTACGGCGCGGGCTACAGCGGCTTCGAGGGCGTCGACGAGAACGGGATGTCCTTATCGGACTGGCTCCGGCAACAAGGGGTCGACGCGGTCGACGTGGCGGGTCTGGCCACGGATCATTGTGTGCGCCGCACCGCACATGACGCGGCCCGGGCCGGCCTGGTTCCCCGGGTTTTGCTGGATTTGACGGCCGGTGTGTCGGCCGCTGCGATCGACCACATGCTTCACAAGACGCGTAACGCCAATATCGAGTTGATCGGAAAGCACCCATGA